From the genome of Elusimicrobiota bacterium, one region includes:
- a CDS encoding N-acetylneuraminate synthase family protein has protein sequence MIHAAAENGATYAKIQSIWANDLTRRERFEEGKTTPQGLVETIKRPYQLEYERLKPLELSLEDHQWFIEECQRRGLIPFTTLFTRGTVDAVAALPWPKRLVKIASYDCASYALLSDLKRHFDTFFVSTGATHDEEIARTAEFLKEKHVVFFHCVTRYPNTFDNCHLARLDFLRQFSAAVGWSDHTRVSVDGIKASKAALALGADYIERHFTILPAEQTKDGPISIGPTHVKKLAEFAALSPDDRLREAHDSIPEFTRLIGQRTRALTHEELLNRDYYRGRFATHIEGRPRYNWIPEEKS, from the coding sequence ATGATTCACGCCGCCGCCGAGAACGGGGCGACCTACGCCAAAATTCAGTCCATTTGGGCGAATGATTTGACGCGGCGAGAACGCTTCGAAGAAGGGAAAACCACGCCGCAGGGTTTGGTTGAAACCATCAAAAGACCTTACCAGCTTGAATACGAGCGCTTGAAACCGCTTGAACTGAGCCTGGAGGACCACCAGTGGTTTATTGAGGAATGCCAACGCCGCGGATTGATTCCGTTCACGACCCTCTTCACACGGGGGACCGTGGACGCCGTGGCGGCGCTCCCCTGGCCGAAACGTCTCGTCAAGATCGCGAGTTACGATTGCGCAAGCTACGCGCTGCTGTCCGATCTCAAACGGCATTTCGACACGTTTTTTGTTTCCACGGGAGCCACACACGATGAGGAAATTGCCCGAACCGCCGAGTTCCTGAAAGAGAAACACGTTGTTTTCTTTCATTGCGTCACCCGCTATCCCAATACCTTCGACAACTGCCATCTGGCCCGTCTCGATTTTTTGCGCCAGTTCAGCGCGGCCGTCGGGTGGTCCGACCATACCCGCGTCTCCGTCGACGGGATCAAAGCCTCCAAAGCCGCGCTCGCACTCGGTGCGGATTATATTGAACGCCACTTTACGATCCTCCCGGCCGAACAAACCAAGGATGGCCCGATATCGATCGGCCCCACCCACGTGAAGAAATTGGCTGAATTTGCCGCGCTCTCACCGGACGATCGCCTCAGGGAAGCCCATGATTCCATTCCGGAATTCACACGCCTGATCGGGCAGAGAACGCGTGCGCTCACGCACGAGGAACTCCTGAACAGAGACTACTACCGAGGACGTTTTGCCACACATATTGAAGGCCGCCCCCGCTATAATTGGATCCCTGAGGAGAAATCATGA
- a CDS encoding NAD(P)-dependent oxidoreductase: protein MTKHKRVILLAEPLSFSKEASRRIGKLGRLIQGPFTRRELLARIRNADILWVRLGHRIDRDVLAAAPRLRCIVSPTTGLDHIDQNECRRRGIPVLSLKGQSGFLRTVTGTAEHAIGLTLSLLRHSHASMEDVCAGHWRRSPFIGRQTSSLTLGLVGLGRLGKMMARLGRPLFGRLLGTDPRLRFNIPGLEWVSFQKVLKESDVVSIHVDANPSTHDLFGAKELGRMKKGAYFINTSRGSLINESVLLRSLQSGRLAGAALDVLANEHRPGFDPRREALVRYAASHSNLLITPHIGGATQESMEDTEIFMAQLLEDYLKSPGSRSS, encoded by the coding sequence ATGACTAAACACAAACGCGTTATTCTGTTGGCCGAGCCACTTTCATTTTCCAAGGAAGCGTCGCGCCGGATCGGCAAGCTCGGGCGGCTGATTCAGGGACCTTTTACGAGACGGGAATTGCTGGCCAGAATCCGGAACGCGGATATTCTCTGGGTCCGGCTGGGACACCGTATTGACCGGGACGTCCTTGCGGCGGCCCCAAGGCTCCGCTGTATCGTGTCTCCGACAACCGGCTTGGATCACATCGATCAGAACGAATGCCGCCGCCGGGGCATTCCTGTCCTGAGTTTGAAGGGACAGAGCGGCTTTCTGCGGACCGTCACAGGGACAGCCGAACACGCGATTGGATTGACGCTTTCATTGCTGCGCCATAGTCATGCCTCGATGGAGGATGTTTGCGCCGGGCACTGGAGGCGTTCTCCATTCATCGGGCGGCAAACATCCTCTTTAACGCTCGGGCTTGTCGGCCTCGGGAGGCTGGGGAAAATGATGGCCCGTCTCGGCAGGCCCCTCTTTGGCCGGCTGTTGGGCACCGATCCGCGTCTTCGTTTCAATATCCCGGGGCTGGAATGGGTGTCCTTTCAGAAAGTCCTGAAGGAATCCGATGTGGTTTCGATTCACGTCGACGCCAATCCCTCCACACACGATCTCTTCGGAGCCAAGGAACTGGGACGGATGAAAAAAGGCGCCTATTTCATCAACACGTCGCGGGGCAGCCTCATCAATGAGTCCGTGCTTCTCCGGAGCCTGCAATCCGGCCGCCTGGCGGGGGCCGCGCTCGACGTTCTCGCAAACGAACATCGCCCGGGGTTTGATCCCCGTCGAGAGGCTCTGGTTCGATACGCGGCATCCCATTCCAATCTTCTCATCACGCCTCATATCGGCGGAGCGACGCAGGAATCCATGGAAGACACTGAAATTTTCATGGCACAACTTCTCGAAGACTATCTCAAATCACCCGGGAGCCGATCCTCATGA
- a CDS encoding acylneuraminate cytidylyltransferase family protein: MMTSARRSPIILAIIPARGGSKGIPHKNIKRLIGKPLLQYSIEAARKSRRLTDYMVSTDSRSIRAIALKLRCPTPFLRPHRLATDRASTLSVLQHAALFFERRTGLKVDAVMSLQPTAPLRTPEDIDRCIGLLQKYPRADSVVSFYVADNAHPNYMYVTTGPYVKPLLGKKATPFQRRQEFKPVLVRNGAIYLVRRHILFGASSLVGNKIIPYLMPRERSINIDHPFDFQLAAILLRARHD; the protein is encoded by the coding sequence ATGATGACATCGGCTCGCCGTTCCCCGATCATTCTTGCGATTATTCCGGCGCGAGGCGGGTCCAAAGGGATTCCCCACAAGAATATCAAGCGCCTGATCGGTAAACCGCTTCTTCAGTACTCGATCGAAGCTGCACGGAAAAGCCGGCGGCTGACGGATTATATGGTTTCAACGGATTCCAGGAGTATCCGGGCGATCGCCCTAAAACTGCGTTGTCCGACTCCTTTTCTCCGGCCGCACCGATTGGCGACGGACCGCGCCAGTACGCTGTCCGTGCTTCAACACGCGGCTCTTTTTTTCGAGCGCCGGACCGGCCTCAAAGTCGACGCCGTGATGTCTTTGCAGCCAACGGCCCCTCTCAGGACCCCGGAAGACATTGACCGATGCATCGGCCTTTTGCAGAAATATCCCCGGGCGGATTCCGTCGTCTCCTTTTACGTCGCGGACAACGCCCATCCGAATTATATGTATGTCACCACCGGCCCCTATGTAAAACCGCTGCTGGGCAAGAAAGCCACTCCTTTCCAGAGACGTCAGGAATTCAAACCCGTCCTGGTTCGAAATGGAGCGATTTATCTGGTCAGACGGCATATCCTGTTCGGGGCGTCTTCTCTCGTGGGGAATAAGATCATTCCGTACCTCATGCCGCGTGAACGCTCGATCAATATTGATCATCCCTTCGACTTCCAACTCGCGGCGATTCTCTTGCGTGCCCGCCATGACTAA
- a CDS encoding nucleotide sugar dehydrogenase gives MNTVATTSQTGRPAKPHKPVICIFGLGYVGLTMSVIFAESGYHVIGVEPRKRGIGQLLKGQPYFHEKGLKELLKKHLGKRLTIYKEPDHVSADVYVVAVGTPVSNDTKSPDLGFVKTVAQSIGKIIKRGDLVILRSTVPVGTSRNLLIPIIEKSSGLTVGEDFYVAFTPERVVEGNALKELRLIPQIIGGFDQTSLTKTTELFKPVVSKIIPVSTLESAELVKLFNNTFRDVLFGFANELALICDGFNIDPAEVVRAANEDYLRSHIPSPSPGVGGYCLTKDPFILLYSTRNHPHHPDIVFHGRKVNEKMTRHVADRLLNFLSAIGRPPRQARIGILGFAFKGHPETADIRFSPTMEVVDFLRRHRIQLIGHDPIVASSIIRAHGVRPVKNVADAFDGTDGVVIMTNHLRYRNADLLKFAEKMRRPGIFFDPWHLFAPHKVLQHEGLHYSNLGFSTHINSANNHFVKSK, from the coding sequence ATGAACACCGTCGCCACGACGTCTCAAACCGGCCGCCCCGCAAAGCCTCACAAACCCGTTATTTGCATCTTCGGGCTTGGCTACGTCGGCCTGACGATGAGTGTTATTTTTGCTGAAAGCGGCTATCACGTCATCGGCGTCGAACCTCGAAAAAGAGGAATCGGTCAACTCCTGAAAGGACAGCCGTATTTTCATGAGAAGGGCTTGAAAGAACTCCTGAAGAAACATCTGGGCAAACGGCTCACGATTTACAAAGAACCGGACCATGTCTCCGCCGATGTATACGTCGTGGCGGTCGGGACACCCGTCTCCAATGACACCAAATCGCCGGACCTGGGATTCGTCAAAACCGTGGCCCAATCGATCGGAAAGATCATCAAACGGGGGGACCTCGTGATTCTCCGGTCGACCGTGCCTGTGGGGACCAGCCGCAACCTCCTGATTCCGATTATTGAGAAGTCCTCCGGATTGACGGTCGGGGAGGACTTTTATGTCGCGTTCACGCCTGAACGGGTCGTTGAGGGAAACGCTCTCAAGGAACTTCGGCTCATCCCCCAGATCATCGGCGGATTTGATCAGACCTCCTTGACCAAAACCACGGAACTGTTCAAACCCGTTGTTTCCAAGATTATCCCCGTCAGCACGCTGGAGTCCGCCGAGCTTGTGAAATTATTCAATAACACCTTCCGTGACGTTCTTTTTGGATTTGCCAATGAACTCGCGTTGATCTGCGACGGGTTCAATATCGATCCCGCCGAGGTCGTGCGCGCCGCCAATGAAGACTACCTGCGCAGCCATATTCCATCGCCAAGCCCGGGCGTGGGCGGCTATTGTCTGACCAAGGACCCTTTCATTTTGCTCTACAGCACCCGGAATCATCCGCATCACCCGGATATCGTTTTTCACGGGCGAAAAGTGAACGAAAAGATGACCCGCCATGTCGCGGACCGGCTGCTGAACTTTTTGTCGGCCATCGGCCGGCCGCCGCGGCAGGCGCGCATCGGGATACTGGGGTTTGCTTTCAAAGGTCATCCGGAAACAGCGGATATCCGCTTTTCGCCGACGATGGAAGTCGTGGATTTCCTCCGGCGTCATCGCATTCAGCTCATCGGGCATGACCCGATCGTTGCCTCTTCCATTATCCGGGCCCACGGGGTGCGGCCGGTCAAGAACGTGGCGGACGCCTTCGATGGGACCGACGGCGTCGTGATCATGACGAACCACCTTCGCTACCGGAACGCCGATCTGCTTAAATTTGCAGAGAAAATGAGAAGACCCGGTATTTTCTTTGACCCGTGGCATCTCTTTGCTCCGCACAAGGTACTGCAACATGAGGGGTTGCACTACAGCAACTTGGGATTTTCAACCCATATCAACAGCGCCAACAATCATTTCGTCAAGTCCAAGTAG
- a CDS encoding glycosyltransferase, whose translation MSSETSASPHLTFLIPTRNRREDLHRLFRSLAAQTRKPDHVIIIDGGEDHVQDFIQAYPNLPVSYLPVYPPGLTRQRNAGLANVPKETTLVGFLDDDLELTPNTTEEMLRFWSHAEPAIAGCSFHIVNNVPTEATVFRRVFGLAGGRGGRILPSGFNTILFPVVQDTPVEWLCGGATVWRAEVFRDHRYEERYRGHGHFDDLDFCLSLGKNCRFMMLSEARVIHHHHGFRKGKFMAFGISDVINRYRFVRKYRLSVPAFCWASLGQLIGTLLSGVLRLDRDRIAIGFGIVAGFGRILLNRTEDFNALDLK comes from the coding sequence ATGAGTTCCGAGACAAGCGCATCCCCCCATCTGACTTTCCTGATTCCCACGCGCAATCGCCGGGAGGACCTTCACCGACTGTTCCGGAGCCTCGCGGCCCAGACGCGAAAACCAGATCATGTGATCATTATCGATGGCGGAGAAGATCATGTGCAGGACTTTATTCAAGCCTATCCCAATTTACCGGTGTCCTATCTCCCGGTCTACCCGCCGGGACTAACCCGGCAGCGCAACGCTGGCCTGGCCAACGTCCCCAAGGAAACCACCCTGGTCGGATTTCTCGACGACGATCTGGAGCTCACTCCCAACACGACGGAGGAAATGCTCCGCTTCTGGTCTCATGCGGAACCGGCCATCGCCGGCTGTTCGTTCCATATCGTCAACAATGTTCCCACCGAGGCGACTGTTTTCCGCCGGGTATTCGGACTCGCTGGCGGCCGGGGTGGACGCATCCTGCCTTCCGGGTTCAACACGATTTTGTTTCCGGTCGTCCAGGATACCCCGGTGGAATGGCTCTGCGGCGGAGCGACCGTTTGGCGGGCCGAGGTGTTCCGCGACCACCGCTACGAAGAGCGTTACCGCGGGCACGGTCACTTCGACGACCTTGATTTTTGCCTCTCCCTGGGAAAGAACTGCCGCTTCATGATGCTCTCCGAAGCCAGGGTCATCCATCATCATCATGGTTTCCGCAAAGGCAAATTCATGGCCTTCGGGATTTCGGACGTGATCAACCGCTACCGGTTTGTCCGGAAATACCGGCTATCCGTCCCAGCGTTCTGCTGGGCCAGCCTCGGACAACTGATCGGCACGCTGCTCTCCGGAGTCCTTCGGCTTGACCGCGACCGGATCGCCATCGGATTCGGCATTGTAGCGGGCTTTGGCCGGATCCTGCTGAACCGGACCGAGGACTTCAATGCCTTGGACCTCAAGTAA
- a CDS encoding class I SAM-dependent methyltransferase: MNLRQNGDIRAFKANWVGRAETKNNYFSRRKPLTQIQLAFQQHWSFIREVIGIPKKGKSLEVGCGRGSISSFFAEAGYRVTLFDLSSEVLETAKEIYAKNNHLNRAEFVAGNALKMPFQDNTFDVVISIGLLEHFRSMHQLLSEQVRVLKPGGVFIAYVVPKKKSVQTFFQPINNLLKTWLPSEGAGLPKKHTLFRTTYGSEFYKRHLRKLPVRHIQSCGVYPFPAISPSPRFPFTLLPPAYEKALTEVYDGLLRERARQNPHPWACSESWGQTFFLWAKKR; this comes from the coding sequence ATGAATTTGAGACAGAACGGCGATATCCGAGCCTTCAAGGCGAACTGGGTCGGCCGGGCCGAAACCAAGAACAATTACTTTTCCAGACGAAAACCTCTGACCCAGATCCAGCTGGCCTTCCAGCAGCATTGGTCCTTCATTCGAGAGGTCATCGGGATCCCCAAAAAGGGAAAATCTTTAGAAGTCGGTTGCGGCCGGGGATCGATCTCGTCTTTCTTTGCGGAGGCCGGATACCGCGTCACACTCTTCGACCTTTCTTCGGAAGTTCTGGAAACGGCCAAGGAAATTTACGCGAAGAACAACCACCTGAACCGGGCCGAATTCGTTGCCGGGAACGCTCTGAAGATGCCTTTTCAGGACAACACCTTCGACGTGGTCATCAGCATCGGGCTCCTGGAGCACTTCCGATCGATGCACCAACTCCTTTCCGAACAAGTGCGCGTGCTCAAACCCGGCGGCGTTTTCATCGCCTATGTCGTCCCGAAGAAGAAAAGCGTTCAGACGTTTTTCCAGCCCATCAACAACCTGCTTAAAACCTGGCTGCCGTCCGAGGGCGCGGGTCTTCCCAAGAAACACACGCTCTTTCGCACGACCTACGGCTCCGAGTTTTACAAACGGCACCTCCGGAAGCTCCCGGTGCGCCACATTCAGTCTTGCGGAGTGTACCCGTTTCCCGCCATATCGCCTTCTCCACGGTTTCCATTCACACTTTTACCACCCGCTTATGAAAAAGCATTGACGGAAGTCTATGATGGGCTCCTTCGCGAAAGAGCCCGCCAGAATCCTCACCCGTGGGCCTGCAGCGAATCGTGGGGGCAGACATTTTTCCTATGGGCTAAAAAAAGATGA
- a CDS encoding glycosyltransferase family 4 protein codes for MPWTSSKIHRDETPLPAPHPPLKVLYLCVGLNGLGGTANHLRTLLGKIDPDCIEATLVIGTKIPDVLKTYFRDTPARIIIDGRYKRCGYLPFIGSLAALCRQKRFDLVHSFFIQSDVIAALLAAGGLFRSRISTFEGRLITSVTPWKIGLLNVLNRLIRKGFDCNVFISQYLLKTYGPRHGLTGKRACVIYPGIDASWFKDAPPPREHPETFRVGFVGRWSPEKGSSIFLDAAVFMTHRLLPIRLFILGAARSDPRLQTEIRRRGLETAVAIRPWEEDLRPALKELDIVVIPSLEEGLSYVAIEALSQKRAVIASDVGGLPEVVRSGRTGKLIPPGDPAALAAAVEECLREWGSARRLGEEGFVDCRERFEAGREASEIAQLYENVLKSAAV; via the coding sequence ATGCCTTGGACCTCAAGTAAAATCCATCGGGATGAAACGCCGTTACCGGCGCCGCATCCGCCGCTGAAGGTCCTCTACCTCTGTGTCGGTCTCAACGGTCTGGGAGGAACCGCCAACCACCTCAGGACACTTCTTGGAAAAATCGACCCGGACTGCATCGAAGCCACGCTTGTCATCGGCACCAAAATTCCCGATGTCTTAAAGACGTATTTCCGGGACACCCCGGCACGGATCATCATCGACGGACGGTATAAACGGTGCGGGTATCTGCCGTTCATCGGCTCACTCGCCGCCTTGTGCCGCCAAAAGCGTTTTGACCTCGTCCATTCCTTTTTTATTCAAAGCGATGTCATTGCCGCTTTGCTGGCGGCCGGCGGTCTCTTCCGTTCGAGGATTTCGACCTTTGAGGGACGCCTGATCACATCGGTCACCCCCTGGAAGATCGGCCTGCTCAACGTCCTGAACCGTCTCATCCGGAAGGGGTTTGATTGCAATGTCTTTATTTCCCAGTACCTGTTAAAGACCTATGGACCCCGGCACGGGTTGACGGGGAAACGCGCGTGCGTGATTTATCCCGGGATCGATGCTTCCTGGTTTAAGGACGCGCCTCCTCCGCGCGAACACCCGGAGACGTTCCGCGTCGGCTTCGTCGGCCGCTGGAGTCCCGAAAAAGGCAGCTCGATCTTTCTGGACGCCGCGGTGTTCATGACCCACCGTCTTCTGCCGATCCGTCTTTTCATCCTGGGCGCGGCCCGCTCGGATCCGCGCCTGCAAACGGAGATCCGCCGCCGGGGACTTGAAACCGCCGTCGCCATCCGGCCCTGGGAAGAAGACCTTCGTCCCGCGCTCAAGGAACTCGACATCGTCGTGATCCCCTCCCTAGAAGAAGGCTTGTCCTACGTCGCCATCGAAGCCTTAAGCCAGAAGCGCGCGGTGATCGCTTCGGATGTGGGCGGCCTCCCGGAAGTGGTCCGCAGCGGCCGGACCGGAAAGCTCATCCCGCCCGGGGATCCGGCCGCCCTGGCCGCCGCCGTTGAAGAATGCCTGCGCGAGTGGGGATCGGCCCGGCGGCTGGGCGAAGAGGGTTTTGTCGATTGCCGGGAGCGCTTTGAAGCAGGCCGAGAAGCCTCGGAGATAGCGCAGTTGTATGAAAATGTTCTAAAATCCGCGGCAGTATGA
- a CDS encoding glycosyltransferase family 2 protein translates to MKLDGLSLFFPCHNEETNVERVIDEASQVAAQVAESYEVIIVDDGSCDRTPEIVQSMAQSRPALKLVRHPTNRGYGEALKSGFRAARFPWVFYSDGDGQFDLNELPSLVELTSQADIISGVRVRRADPWHRKLNAQIFAAALRVFMGLDIPDIDCAFKLYRRSLFNEIQMITTGALIDAEILVKARRMGYRIATVGVSHRPRRAGVQSGANLSVIFRAMKEFWALWWDLRTYGKRVPV, encoded by the coding sequence ATGAAACTCGACGGCTTATCGCTGTTTTTTCCTTGTCACAATGAAGAGACGAACGTGGAACGCGTCATCGACGAGGCGTCCCAAGTCGCCGCGCAGGTCGCCGAATCGTACGAGGTCATTATTGTGGACGACGGCAGCTGCGATCGCACGCCGGAGATTGTTCAATCGATGGCCCAATCCAGACCGGCTTTGAAGCTGGTCCGCCATCCAACGAATCGCGGGTATGGAGAGGCACTCAAATCCGGGTTTCGAGCCGCCCGGTTTCCGTGGGTCTTTTATTCGGACGGGGATGGCCAATTCGATTTGAATGAACTGCCGTCCCTGGTTGAGCTGACCTCGCAAGCGGATATCATCTCCGGCGTCCGCGTCCGGCGCGCGGATCCCTGGCACCGGAAATTAAACGCGCAGATCTTTGCGGCCGCCCTCCGGGTCTTCATGGGATTGGATATTCCGGACATCGACTGCGCGTTCAAACTTTATCGCCGGTCCCTCTTCAATGAGATCCAGATGATTACGACAGGCGCTTTGATTGATGCCGAGATTCTGGTCAAGGCCCGCCGGATGGGGTACCGGATCGCCACCGTTGGCGTTTCTCATCGCCCGAGACGCGCCGGCGTCCAAAGCGGCGCCAATCTCAGCGTTATTTTCCGGGCCATGAAAGAGTTCTGGGCGTTGTGGTGGGATCTGCGCACCTATGGAAAGAGAGTCCCTGTATGA
- a CDS encoding methyltransferase domain-containing protein produces the protein MRTLILIASRDHKDRLLAQLTPLRQLFVDRPDVSCLIMDDASQDGTFEAVSRFLTQYPWPTCLIVRHRHPLGPGGNQKVGIRHAMERKVDVVLTILGGSPATLSAIPGMLDRFQADDRADYLLATERFGWRSPLAWPRWLRQRGLSLIENRFSGVRIPDWHGPLRIYRLNALREIAFELNTHEAHFHTEILLQLISAGRRRLRTFDVPLHSDRLPSMARAGSLQTIKAALKFRLQRYSLFYDFRYHPELIIPGPKAAAPSRPHYTDKVGFDSPHALVCNSDTLVPPKSRVLDLGCSVGYVARHLTEKKGCSVVGVDRLDPSQVLTGFEYHRLDLEQDLERLCQIIDHGEFDVILILDVLEHLSTPELFLLMLTRRRYQKIPRIIVSTGNVGFLVVRLMLLAGFFNYGNKGILDITHKRLFTVRTFKNLLDQTGFAILRRYGFSLPWKELGLPRTLCRPLEKIHGGFARWRPTLFAYQVLYVTMPITLPARLIAGETAITGDNNPSRLTGSEMRR, from the coding sequence ATGCGTACCCTGATCCTGATTGCCTCCAGAGACCATAAGGACCGTCTCCTGGCTCAACTCACGCCGCTTCGTCAACTGTTTGTCGATCGCCCCGATGTTTCCTGCCTTATCATGGATGACGCCAGCCAGGACGGAACCTTTGAGGCTGTTTCCCGCTTCTTGACCCAGTATCCTTGGCCGACCTGCCTGATTGTACGCCATCGTCATCCGTTGGGGCCCGGAGGCAACCAGAAAGTCGGGATTCGCCACGCCATGGAGCGGAAGGTCGATGTCGTGCTGACAATCCTTGGCGGCTCTCCCGCCACGCTGTCTGCCATCCCCGGGATGTTGGACCGGTTCCAGGCGGATGATCGAGCGGATTATTTATTGGCTACAGAACGGTTCGGATGGCGGTCTCCGCTGGCTTGGCCCCGGTGGTTGCGTCAACGAGGGCTCTCTCTGATTGAAAACCGGTTTTCGGGGGTGCGCATTCCGGATTGGCATGGACCCCTACGGATCTACCGCCTGAACGCATTGCGTGAAATCGCCTTTGAGCTCAATACGCATGAGGCCCATTTTCATACGGAGATTCTTCTGCAGTTGATTTCCGCCGGCCGCCGCCGGTTGAGAACCTTCGATGTGCCGCTCCATTCCGACCGTCTTCCTTCGATGGCGCGGGCGGGGTCGCTGCAGACGATCAAGGCCGCGCTGAAATTCCGACTGCAGCGCTACAGCCTTTTCTATGATTTTCGCTACCATCCTGAGCTGATCATCCCCGGGCCGAAAGCGGCCGCTCCCTCAAGGCCGCACTACACCGACAAAGTGGGATTCGACAGTCCTCACGCGCTCGTCTGCAACAGCGATACGCTGGTACCCCCCAAAAGCCGTGTGCTGGATCTGGGTTGTTCCGTGGGGTATGTGGCCCGGCACTTGACGGAGAAGAAGGGGTGCTCAGTGGTCGGAGTCGACAGACTGGATCCCTCCCAGGTCCTCACGGGGTTTGAGTACCACCGTCTTGACCTCGAGCAGGACCTCGAACGGTTATGCCAAATCATCGATCACGGGGAATTTGATGTGATCCTGATCCTTGATGTCCTGGAGCATCTCAGCACGCCGGAATTGTTTCTGTTGATGCTGACCCGGCGCCGGTACCAGAAAATTCCTCGTATCATTGTGAGCACCGGGAATGTGGGTTTTCTGGTGGTCCGGTTGATGCTGCTTGCCGGTTTTTTCAATTACGGGAATAAGGGGATCCTCGACATCACCCACAAGCGGCTCTTTACCGTTCGAACCTTTAAGAATCTTCTGGACCAGACCGGTTTTGCCATTCTCAGGCGGTACGGATTTTCCCTCCCCTGGAAGGAATTGGGGCTGCCCCGGACACTTTGCCGGCCGCTGGAAAAAATCCATGGAGGGTTTGCCCGGTGGCGTCCCACTCTTTTTGCCTACCAGGTTCTCTACGTCACCATGCCGATCACGCTGCCGGCCAGGCTGATCGCAGGAGAAACAGCTATCACAGGAGACAATAATCCTTCCCGATTGACTGGTAGCGAAATGCGGCGTTAA
- a CDS encoding glycosyltransferase family 87 protein, whose amino-acid sequence MSSETRWLLGAWAFVGLLLAFLLLRNGGYGWDSRCYRQFTLEFFATGANPYIRDGWPLSYPPLVLYLFRPWIYLSANVANWLWTVLKLGGFFYIFRIWHRHFLPLSIRDPFQVLFIALAFNGSLFYDVASGNIAGFQQVVLWAGLAALLRKRIWVYCAAVVLMAEIKSDLILLLGLLLFIDDKPRWKELFLSAAAFVILYSLNYLIYPDLFRDYMRLLATLGKRSVGVNNPSTLTFSGQLVDAVRTWPIPWSLPARAGDALYAVLVLGVSGLSWRAYQRIRKRNADPDLRWRILFFIVVFGLVDPRVPPYLYAIFLLPSLWILQKYRWQALIPLAGVMAMFPQGTSSFPRPVNQIFELFNTYLPLMALYAVWILYLKSSYPASNPSLNDKTR is encoded by the coding sequence ATGTCTTCAGAGACACGATGGCTGCTTGGCGCTTGGGCGTTTGTCGGGCTGCTTCTGGCGTTCCTTCTTCTCCGCAACGGCGGCTACGGCTGGGACTCCCGCTGCTATCGCCAATTCACACTGGAATTTTTTGCCACCGGGGCCAATCCCTACATTCGTGACGGATGGCCCTTGTCCTATCCGCCCCTCGTCCTCTACTTGTTCCGTCCTTGGATCTACCTCTCCGCAAACGTAGCCAATTGGCTGTGGACCGTTTTGAAGCTGGGGGGATTCTTCTATATCTTTCGCATCTGGCACCGTCATTTTCTGCCTTTGAGCATCAGGGACCCCTTCCAGGTCCTCTTCATCGCGTTGGCTTTTAACGGCTCCCTTTTTTACGACGTCGCTTCCGGGAATATCGCCGGATTCCAACAAGTGGTCCTGTGGGCGGGATTGGCGGCCCTCTTGCGCAAGCGGATATGGGTGTATTGCGCGGCGGTGGTCCTCATGGCGGAGATCAAGTCGGATCTCATCCTGCTTCTGGGACTTCTCTTGTTCATCGACGACAAGCCGCGCTGGAAGGAACTGTTTCTCTCCGCCGCAGCGTTCGTGATTCTGTATTCGTTAAATTATTTGATTTATCCGGATCTTTTCCGCGATTACATGCGCTTATTGGCCACGCTGGGCAAGCGGAGCGTCGGGGTGAACAATCCGAGCACCCTGACTTTTTCAGGCCAACTGGTGGACGCCGTGCGTACGTGGCCGATCCCCTGGAGCCTTCCGGCACGCGCCGGGGATGCCCTCTATGCGGTCTTAGTGCTTGGCGTGAGCGGTTTAAGTTGGCGAGCGTACCAACGCATACGAAAACGAAACGCCGATCCGGACCTCCGTTGGCGGATTCTGTTTTTCATCGTCGTTTTTGGATTGGTGGATCCACGGGTGCCGCCATACCTCTATGCGATCTTTCTGCTTCCATCCCTATGGATACTGCAGAAGTACCGATGGCAAGCCCTGATCCCGCTGGCGGGCGTGATGGCGATGTTTCCTCAAGGAACCAGCTCTTTTCCCCGACCCGTCAACCAGATCTTCGAGCTGTTCAATACCTACCTGCCGTTGATGGCGCTGTATGCGGTCTGGATCCTTTATCTGAAGAGTTCCTACCCTGCCAGCAACCCCTCGCTCAACGATAAGACGCGTTAA